The DNA region GAAGACGATCCTCGTAACCCAGCAGTTATTGCCGATAACGTAGGTGATAACGTAGGTGACGTTGCGGGTATGGGTGCTGACTTATTTGAATCTTATGTTGGTGCGATTATTTCTGCACTTACTTTAGGTGCAATTGTATATAAAGGTGGCGAAGGTGCAATTTTCACATTTGCACTAGTAGCAGCTGGGATCGTAGCCTCTGTAATTGGTATTGTTTTTGCTAGAAACATGAAAACTAGCAATCCACAACAAGCTTTAAATATGGGAACTTATATTGGCGGTACGCTAGTAATTGCCGCTGCTGCATATTTGAGTACTACAATTTTTGGTGATTTCAAAGCATTTTACGCAATCGCAGCTGGTTTAGTAGTGGGTATGATGATTGGTAAAATTACTGAGATCTATACTTCTGGCGATTATGGATATGTTAAGAAAATTGCCCAACAATCTGAAACTGGTCCAGCAACGACAATTATTTCAGGTTTAGCTGTAGGGATGTATTCAACTTTATGGCCAATGGTATGTATTTGTGCTGGGGTTTTGATTTCTTTCTTCGCTATGGGTGGCGCACAAGACGTAGGTATGGGTCTATTTGGTATTGCTCTAGCTGCAGTAGGGATGTTGTCTACAACTGGTCTTACTGTTGCGGTTGATGCTTATGGTCCAATTGCTGATAATGCAGGCGGGATCGCTGAAATGTCAGAATTGCCTCCATCAGTACGGGAAATCACTGATAAACTTGACTCTGTAGGTAACACTACAGCGGCTATTGGTAAAGGTTTTGCGATTGGTTCAGCAGCACTTACTGCACTAGCATTATTTGCTTCTTATGCACAAATCGTTGGTTTAAATACAATTGACTTATTAAATCCATTAACACTTGTGGGTTTATTTATTGGCGCAACGCTTCCATTTGTATTTGGGGCTATGACTATGGAATCTGTAGGTAAAGCCGCATTTGAAATGATTGAAGAAGTTCGTAGACAATTTAGAGAAATTCCAGGTCTATTAGAAGGTAAAGGTACTCCAGATTACCGTAAATGCGTAGATATTTCTACGGCAGCAGCACTTCATGAAATGATGTTGCCAGGTATTTTGGCGATTGCTGCACCACTTGTAATGGGTATGTTATTTGGCGCAGAAGCACTAGGTGGTATGCTTGGCGGCGCTTTAGCAGCTGGCGTACTTGTAGCTATTTTGATGGCTAATGCCGGTGGTGCTTGGGATAATGCGAAAAAATATATTGAATCAGGTGCACATGGCGGTAAAGGTAGCAACGCGCATAAAGCGGCAGTTGTTGGGGATACTGTTGGTGACCCATTTAAAGATACTTCAGGTCCAGCAATGAATATTTTAGTAAAACTTATGACTATCGTGTCATTGGTATTTGCACCAGTAATTGCACAATATGGTGGAGTATTAACACATTTATTTAAATAAACTTAACTAAATGTGAAATTAGCAAGAGGCATTTGTCCTCTTGCTTTTTTTATTGGGGATAAAATGATATAATGTTTATAGATTGTTTATATTTAAAGGAGATGATGTACTTTTGGGTATAGAAAAGGGAGCTGAACCCTACCTATTATCGGCGGGCAAGCGAGGTGTATTGTTAATACATACCTTCACGGGTTCGCCGGCAGAAATGAAGTTGTTAGCAGATTATTTACATGAAAATAATTTTACTGTATTATCCGTAAGACTACCGGGACATGGCACTAGAGTTGAGGATTTAAACTGTGTGCGCCATCAAGAATGGACAAGTGCCGTAGAAGA from Succinispira mobilis DSM 6222 includes:
- a CDS encoding sodium-translocating pyrophosphatase, which codes for MGNFLFLAMAIGLVALIVAYLLDLAISRASAGNARMQEIAGYISEGSMAFLNREYKYLFVFVAVVAAIIAGFIGFETAVCFVAGAIFSILAGYFGMRVATIANVRTAEAARHGMSEALKIAFSGGAVMGLAVVGLGILGLAIAFMVFKGDTNIITGFGLGASSIALFARVGGGIYTKAADVGADLVGKVEAGIPEDDPRNPAVIADNVGDNVGDVAGMGADLFESYVGAIISALTLGAIVYKGGEGAIFTFALVAAGIVASVIGIVFARNMKTSNPQQALNMGTYIGGTLVIAAAAYLSTTIFGDFKAFYAIAAGLVVGMMIGKITEIYTSGDYGYVKKIAQQSETGPATTIISGLAVGMYSTLWPMVCICAGVLISFFAMGGAQDVGMGLFGIALAAVGMLSTTGLTVAVDAYGPIADNAGGIAEMSELPPSVREITDKLDSVGNTTAAIGKGFAIGSAALTALALFASYAQIVGLNTIDLLNPLTLVGLFIGATLPFVFGAMTMESVGKAAFEMIEEVRRQFREIPGLLEGKGTPDYRKCVDISTAAALHEMMLPGILAIAAPLVMGMLFGAEALGGMLGGALAAGVLVAILMANAGGAWDNAKKYIESGAHGGKGSNAHKAAVVGDTVGDPFKDTSGPAMNILVKLMTIVSLVFAPVIAQYGGVLTHLFK